AGAAGCTTCACCTGTAATTGCTGTAAATTGCTTTCGTCGTGGAAAAAAAATAGGAACTGTAGGCCCTCCATTAAAAGATGTTGAAATCAAATTAGCTGATGATGGCGAAATCTTGGTTCATGGTGATATTGTAATGATGGGGTACTATAATTTACCTAAGCAAACTGCCGAAGTAATCAAGGATGGTTGGTTGCATACTGGCGATATTGGTGAGTGGGTAGATCATAAATTCTTGAAGATTGTTGATCGTAAAAAGGAAATGTACAAAACATCTGGTGGAAAATACATTGTTCCGCAACAAATCGAAATGAAAATGGTCGAATCTCCATTTATTGAGCAGTTGATGGTAGTTGGAGAAGGAGAGAAGTTCCCTGGCGCTTTTGTTGTTCCAAATTATCCGAATCTTCTTAATTGGGCAAAGTCAAATGCTCCTGAAATTGTCAATCTTTCTCATGATGAATTTCAAAAAAGTAAAGCTGTTCAGAAAAAAATTGAAGATGAAATCAATAATTTGAATACAAATTTTGGACATTGGGAACAAATCAAAAAGATTTCAATTATCCCGAATGAGTTAACGATTGAAGGTGGTGAATTAACGCCAACGTTAAAATTTAAACGTAAAATCATCTTAGAAAAATATAAAAAAGAATACCACGAAATTTTTGGATAATTTAGAAAGAGTCTCAGTTTACACTGCCCCCAAAAAGTTAGACACTTTTGGGGGCATTTTTTATGACAAGAAAAGTAAAATATGGTGTAGCATTTAAGTTACGCTGTGTGAAAGAAGTTTTAGAAAAACATCGAACAATACGTTCAATTAGTAAAAAAGAAAATATACATGCTTCTTTATTAAAGAAATGGGTTTCTGATTATCATAATCAAGGAATTTCAGGTATAGAACCTAAAAAAAACCAAACGTATAGCGTTGAATTTAAGTTGAAAGTTATTAAGACTATAACCAAACAGTTTCTTAGTTTTCGTGAAGCACGCTTGAAATTTAATATTCCAAGTGAATCGGTTATTATAAAATGGCAAAAAGATTTTGCTACCTTTGGAATAGACGGATTAAAACCCAAACCAAAAGGCCGTCCCAAGACTATGAGCACATCTAAAGGTAGACCTAAAAAATCGAAACAACCGTTAACAAGAGAAGAAGAACTATTGTTGGAGATTGAACGTTTACGTTGTGAAAATGCACTCTTAAAAAGTTCAATGCCTTAATTCAAGCCGAGGAAGAAAAACAAAAGAAACTTGGACACAAGCCATAAATGAATTAAGGCCAGAATTTCATCTAAATTTACTTTTAGATTGTACACATATGGCTAGAAGCAGCTTTTACTATCATATTTCACGTAGTAAAACAGATAAATACGAGGAATTAAAACTTAAGATAAAATCCATTTATCATCAGCATAAAGGGCGATATGGCTATCGACGAATTACCGATGAATTAAGAAAATCAGGAACTATCATCAATCATAAAACTGTTCTTAAACTGATGAATAGCTTAGGATTAAAGAGTTTGATTCGAAGAAAAAAATACAAATCTTACAAAGGAGAACAAGGAAAGATTGCACCAAACATCTTGCAAAGAGCATTTAAGGCTGATAAACCCAACCAAAAATGGGTAACAGATGTTACCGAGTTTAAAGTAAAAGATAAAAA
This portion of the Empedobacter stercoris genome encodes:
- a CDS encoding IS3 family transposase (programmed frameshift); its protein translation is MTRKVKYGVAFKLRCVKEVLEKHRTIRSISKKENIHASLLKKWVSDYHNQGISGIEPKKNQTYSVEFKLKVIKTITKQFLSFREARLKFNIPSESVIIKWQKDFATFGIDGLKPKPKGRPKTMSTSKGRPKKSKQPLTREEELLLEIERLRCENALLKKVQCLNSSRGRKTKETWTQAINELRPEFHLNLLLDCTHMARSSFYYHISRSKTDKYEELKLKIKSIYHQHKGRYGYRRITDELRKSGTIINHKTVLKLMNSLGLKSLIRRKKYKSYKGEQGKIAPNILQRAFKADKPNQKWVTDVTEFKVKDKKLYLSPIMDLYNQEIISYELSERPVFNQVTQMLKKAFKITKDTKDLILHSDQGWQYQMKQYQALLNEKGIIQSMSRKGNCLDNAIIENFFGILKSELFYLQKFNSIEELKKEIKQYIYYYNNDRIKSNLNKMSPIQYRTHFYNY